The genomic stretch AGGGGCGGATGACCGGGGCAACACGGTGGAACGGTGCACGATCACGACGACTCGCACCGCTATCCGCGCTGATTATCAGGACAGCACACGGCTGGTTTCCAATAGGATCCGCCCCGGGTTTGACGGCGCGGGAGCCTGTTACGGGGTGTATCTTGGCGCGCAGAGCAGCGGCATGCAGGTGATTGCCGACGGGAATGAGATTACCGGAGGGCGGAGCGCGACAGGCTGCTGTGGTGTGTACAGCGCGTCAGGCGAAGGCGACGCGACGGTGCAGAACAACATGATCAGCGGATGGACTGCAAGCGGTGCGGATGCGGTATACGGAATTCTGGTGGGCAGCGGGCACGCGGACGTGCGATTTAACAGCGTGTGGATGAACGATATTGCGGGCAGCGGCGATGTGGTTGCCCTGGCGGATACGGGGCTGGCCACCCACACGGTCGCGCAGAACAATGTCCTGCAGATCAGTGAGACGGCCAACAATGCCTGGTGCCTGGTGCGGAGCGGTGGCACTCTTAGCAGTGACTTCAATGCGTTCAGTGACCGCACCGGAGGCAACGGCCATGCCCATCTTGGACGATCCGGAAATACGGACTATGCCACGCTAAGTTTGTGGCAAGCAGGAACGGGCGGAGAGGCTCACAGCGTAACGGGAGATCCGGGGTTTGTGGATTCGGTGCATCTGCATATTCTGCCGAACATATCGCTGCTGAACCATCGCGGTGTCAGCAGCGTGGGAGTCGACAGTGATTTTGACGGGCAACTACGAGATGATCCGCCGGATATCGGCGCGGATGAGTACGACTTTCTGGCGGCGCAGCATGATCTGGCCGTATCCTGGGCGCAGATTCCCGGGGGACGCTATGAGGCGGCTTTTGACTACGATATTGCTGTGCGGGTGGTGAACCAGGGGACCGTGGCGGCATCCTCGGTGCCGCTGCTGCTGTATTTCGGAGGGATTCCCTGCGGCAGCGCATCGGTGAGCGTCGCGGCGGGCGGTGCCGATACCGCGCTTGTTCACTGGGCGACGCCGGATACGGGGCTGGCGAGTGGCGTCTTGAAGGCACAGTGTTTTTTGACCGGTGACCAGATTGCGGTGAACGATACCGCAACGGCAGAGGTGACGGTAGTGGGGCCGCCGCTGGCCGGACATTACAGCATCGGCGGGGTTGAGGCGGATTTTGCAACGCCGGCAGAGGCCGTAGATCATCTGTCGATGCGCGGTGTATCCGATGAAGTGGCACTGCGGATTACTCCGGGAATATACACCGGAACGCTTTGCATTCCGGCCATCCCCGGTGCCGGCGAAACTCATCCTGTGACGATCGAGTCGCTGTACGGGTTGCAGAATCCGGCACTGCTCAGAGCGGCTACGGGTGAAGCTGTGATCCTGCTGGATAGCGCGCGGTATGTAAACCTGGCCGACATGGAGATTGTCGCCGCGGGCAACTGCACGACAGCGGTAACATTGCGCAGCGGGTCCTCGCATTGCGAGATTCGACGTTGTGGCATTCATGGCGCCGATTCTGCCGCAAGCATAACCACGGGGATCTTCGTGCATGGAGACGGCTGCCATAACAATCTGATAGACGGCGTGACGGTAAGTGGTGCCTTTACGGGAATTGCGATCGGAGGGGATGCCACGGCAGGGCAGGACAGCGGCAATACCGTCAACCGCTCCATGATCTTGAATGCGCGCTACGGGATTTCTGCCGGCAAGCAGGTGGACTGCGTCATTAACGGCAACGAAATCGTTCCCGGATCTCCGTCTCCTTTGGCGGCGGCCTGCTATGGGGTATATATAGCGGGACTTGGGACAGGTGGCAGCGTGCAGATTTCGGGAAACCGGATTCACGGGTTTGCGGATGGGTCTCTGTCGGCGTCGAACCGCGCGGCGGGAATTTACGCGGCGGCGGGAAGCGGCGCGGCGGTGATGGCGGTCAACAATTTCATCTACGGTTTTTCCAATGCGGGACATCTGAAGATCAACGGATTCTATCTCTCGTCAGGCACCAATACGATTTTGCACAACAGTGTGCGGCTGGATGACATGCCGTGGACCAATGACCTATCGGCCATCTGCATTTCCACGGGGAGCAGTCAGGTAATTGAGAACAATATTCTGGTGTCCCTCGAAGGCCATGTGACCAGCTATGGAATTTTGCAATACAGCGGCGGGAGTCCGCAATGCAACGGAAATGATATTTTCGGAACGTCACCGCTGTTTGCCGTGGGACGCGTGAACGGAGTTTCCTACGCGACCCTCACGGCCTGGCAGGCGGCGGGATACGACAGCAGCGGGATTGCGGCCAATCCGGGTTTTATCAGCGGGAGCGATTTGCACATAGCGGATACGTCGGGAGTGGTGGATGGACGAGGTATTGTGACCGGGTTAGTGACGACAGATATTGACGGCGACGTGCGAGGAAATCCACCGGATATCGGGGCGGATGAGTACCACCCGCTGCCGGCGGTGATCCGGGATCTGGCCGTATACACGCAGAGCGACTCCGTGCGGTTAGTGTGGAGACACTCCGCACGGGCCAGTGGCTATCGGGTGTATGCCGGGAATTCGGCAGTGTCCGCCCAGCCGCAGTTCCTGGTTGCTTCCGTTACAGATACGGCGTTTGTCGAACCGGTGGTGGCCACAGGCCAGGGAAAGCGGTTCTATGTGGTAACGGCGGTGGAAGAAGGGGTGAGAATGGTTGGGAGATAGACCGGAGACCTGTGTGTCCCGGTCAGGGCTTCGGTCGGTAGCAATGAAAGGAGAGGTTCGCCTCTCATTTTTTTGTTCGGGGTTATAGCTGGTGACATAACAAATGATCTAAACAAATCTAAAGCGGCAACTCTTACCCAGCGGGAGGGAATAATTCTGACAGACAAAGAGTTACACGGTGGAAAAGTGGACAATCACATCTGAATACCAAAGGCAGCTCCTGAGCGGAAGTTGAAGTCCAAATGTGCCGGAAACATGTTCAAATATTGCACATAGATTCATGGAGAAAAAAATGCAGGGGTGGGAACGCGGCTTTTCCGACGCGGGTATCAAGTAATAGAGACCCTATGGGAACAAGTGGGATCTCGGAGGAATGTGATTTGCATTGCACAATTGCACCTGCCATAGAGAGTTTAAGAATGCCGGTTGAACCCGGCGGTGATAGGTTTCCGGAAACGGGACTGCTCCGCCTTAAGAGAGTGATGCGGAACAATGGTCTTAGACGAACGAATCCCGTATGCAAGCTCCGGCGAAACCACGGCCGCTCGCGAGCGGCTGTCCGGCACAGGAGAGTTGTCCAGTAAGTTATTTGAAAACGTACTTATTCCTACAGACCTTGATCCTGCTGCCAAACCTCTGGTCACCCTTGCGGCCGATCTGGCCGGAAGATTCCACAGCCAATTTGTCTTAGTGCACGTTGTTCCTCACGAGCCGACACTGGCGCGAGATCCTGCCGTTCTAAGAGAGCGCCGCACAGAGCTTGAAAAACTCGCGGCAAAGTTGCGCGATGCCGGAGCGTCTTACGTGCAGACGATTTTGATGGAAGGCAATCCGGCCTACCACATCGAGCAGGCCGCCCGGCAGCACCATGTAAGCGTGATCCTGCTCTCCGAACGCAGCGATGCGTCGCAGACCCACGCCTGGTTCGGCACGCTGACACAAAAGCTTGCGCGGCGCGTAGATGTCCCACTGATGGTAGTGCGCCCGGTCGGGCAGCACACGCTGAAGCCCGTGTTGTGCGTGGTGGATTTTACCGAATCCTCGCGCAAGGCGCTGAAGTACGCGATTGCACTGTCACGACAAACAGGGACTCCGTTGGCCGTGCTGCATGTAGTCCCCGAACCGCTGCCATCATCGATGTTGGAAGGGCCCATCTGGCAAGGCTGCGGCCCGGCAGACGCAGGCGGCAAACGCTCGTATGCCGCTTCTCAGAATCCGGATGCGACGACTTCCACCTTGATTGAAGACAACCGGCGTACGACGCTGGCACGGCGGGAAGTGGAAGATTTTTTGAGCCGCTTTGACTTTTCGGGTGTGAAGCACGATGTTGTGGTGCGAAGCGGTTCCCCGGTGGTGGAAGCCCTCATGGTTGCTAAAGAGCACAAGAGCGGTGTGATTGCCATCGGTGCGGACCACCGGTCAGGGTTTGTGCATCTGATGAGCCAGAGCACGGCGGAAACGCTGGCAGAGACGGCGGATATTCCGGTCTTGATCTTCCGCAGTGCGGGCGAGCGGCCTAAGGTAGTTGGTGCGCGGTCGAACCCTGCGGTTAGTTTGCCAATCAACTAACAACCGGACAGGATGTGAACGGACCGGGTTAGATACATTTGGACGAAGCAATTGAGCTAAAGAGGCTGCTTTCGCAAACGCGATAAAGCAGCCTCTTTTTCATGACCAGTTTGTCTAATTAATTAGATAACAAGATACTGGAATTTATGATCAAGTATTTTTCGACTTGACTTTGTGTAAGTTTTCCCATAGATTGGAGATGTATTGATCATCAAGTAATAGAGAGAGACAACCATGTTATCAGCAACTTGGCAGTATTCCGTCCGCGCTCTCGTTCACTTGGCGATGGCCAAGGGCAAAGGCCCAGTGCTGGCCAGCCACATCGCAGATGCAGAAGGCATTCCATTGCCGTTTTTATCCAAGATTTTGCATCAGCTCAAGGTATCGGGAATCGTCGCGGCCACGCGGGGCCAGAAAGGCGGTTACATTCTGCAGCGCGATCCGGGCAAGCTTACGCTGCTGGATGTCGCGCATCTGACCGACCATGTAGATTTTGGAGAGCAGTGTCTGCTGGGCTACAAGTTTTGTGACGACCACTGCAACTGCGTGTTGCACCACCAGTGGGAAGGGATCAAGAAAGAGATCCGGCATTTTCTGGAAGCGCGAACCATTGAGCAGCTCGCGACGGATCAGTCCCGGGTCGAACTGGATGTGAGCGGCATGATGCGCTTCCGCCAGCCGCCGCTGAGGCCGCCCTATGAAGTGGCGGCGGGAGAACTGGAGTAGGTTTTTCGAGGATTTGTTCTCCCGGTCACGACGGGCGAACACACGAAGAGCGCGGCCTGAACGCGCGCTCTTCAACCATGCTGAAGCAAAAAAGTGCAAGACGAACTCTTGCACTTTTTTGTTGGGTCACATTCAAGGGATAGTGCGCCGCCGGGTGATGGCGACGCCGGAAAGAATCAGCCCGGCACCGAGGATCATTTGCCACGTCAGGGACTCATGCAGGGCAAGGGTGGCCAGTGCAAGGCCCCAGATGACATTCAGGTATTCGATGATGCCGGTGCGGGAAGCGCCACGGCGCTGCAACAGCCACGCCCACATGACAAACGCCGTGATGGTGGAGAATACGGCAAGGGATGCGGCGCATAGCCACGGAGCATAACCCGCGGGGAGACCATGGGGAAAGGAGAACGGAGCCAAAGGCAGAAGCACTACGGCACCGGAGAGCACACAGGCGGCAGGCGCGGTGAAGAAACCCAGCTTGGGGATCACGTCCGCCAGCAAAATCGTGTACACGCCCCAACTGACCGGACCGATCATCAGAATCGCGACGCCGGTCGCGGTGGTTTGATCGATGCCCAGTCCGCCACGGGAGAGAGTCAGCACAGCGACGCCGGCAAAGGCGAGGATCATGCCAAGCACGAAATATTTTTTGACATGCTCGGCGCGGAAGATTACGGCCAGCAGGAAAATGGCAGGCGGATTGAGAGCATCCATCAGCGCGGCAATGCCCGCACCGACATGGGTCTGGCCGGTGTTCAGCGCGAGATTATGAATGACCGTGCCGAAGAGCCCGGCAGCAAACAACTTGGCCCAATCGGCGCGATTCAGGAGACGGAACTTCTCCCGCGAGTACCAGCAGATGGCCGCGAACACCGGAACCGTGGGAAGAAAGCGAACAAGAATAAGCTGCCAAGGGGTGAAGCTTTGCAACGCAATCTTGATGACCGAGAACAGCGACCCGGAAATCGCGGTCAGCAGAAAGATGATGAAGTATTCGAAGGATTTGCTGCGAGACACAGAAAGAAAGGATGAAAGATGAAGGATGAAACGTAACCCCCATCCCTGGCCCTTCCCCCACTAAAGTGGGGAAAGGGAACAAGAAGAAGGGGATATGGCTATGCGGCGAAGTACTCGGCGCGGGGATGATGGAAAACCAGGGCAGAAACGCTGGACTCGGGAACCATCATCATCTCCTCGGTGAGGGTTACGCCAATGGTCTGCTGCGGTTTCAGCAGGTCGAAGAGCTGCACCTGATCTTCAAGATTCGGGCAGGCGGGGTATCCGAAGGACAGGCGGATGCCGCGATAGGCGGTGCGCAGCAGATCCTGCCACGTGAACTCGGCAGGATCGGGAAAACCCCAATCGGCGCGCAGTCTGCGGTGAGTCCATTCGGCGGTAGCTTCGGCCATTTCGATGGCCAGCGCCGAGAGAATATGCGACGAGAGCAGTTCGCCTTCCTGTTGCAACTGTTTGGCGCGGGGTTGCACATTGTCTCCGGCAGTGGTGACAAACACGGCGAGGTAATCTTCTCCACCGAGAGACTTCGGGCGCACCCAATCGGCAGCGCAATGGAACGGCGCGGTGCGTTCCCGGGGGAAGGTCCACTCGGCGATTTTGGCTTTGGTCACCGGGTGGAGCACCGACACGACTTCGTTTTCGCTGTATACGGGGAACCAGCGCCACGTGGCGCGCGGGGAAAGGAGCTGTTCACGCTCGGCCATCGCCAGAATGCGCTCGACGTGAGCCTTAAGGTCCTGCGCCTGCTTGTCGGAAGGATTATCCAGCCGTGAACTGGCCAAACGCAGCCCCAGGTGCTTGCCGTAGAGCATCGCCCGGGAGATCAGCGGATAGATTTCCCGGATGGGAATATCTTTCAGCACATGCAGATCGAGGTCCGGCGGACGCGGGATAGGGGTCTCTTCATAGAGCGATTGGGACGGCGCGGGGGGCAACTGTTCGACGGCATCGCGCGCGGTGCGCACGGCCTTTTCGCGCAGAGCAGTCCACTCGGATTCGAGTGCCGGGCGTTCGGCGTCATCCATCAGGCGATTGGCCAGCCGCAGGCCCTGCATGGCTTCCCCGGCATAGAACACGGGACCGTCATACTCGGCGGCGATGCGGGTCAGTGTGAAATTTTGCGTAAGGGCAGCGCCGCCAACGATGAGCGGCAGATCAATGCCGGCTTCCTTAAAATCATGCGCGGTGACCACCATCTGCTGGGCAGAGCGCACCAGCAGACCGGACAGGCCGATGAAATCGGGATGATGGGCGGCTACGGCTTCGATGAGCACATCCGGCGGAATCTTGATCCCCAGATTGACAACCTCATAGCCGTTGTTGGAAAGAATCATGTCCACCAGATTTTTCCCGATGTCATGTACGTCACCCTTGACCGTAGCGAGCAGCATCTTGCCACGTACAGAGGTTGTCTCGCCGGGCTCGAGGAATTTCTCGAGATAGTCGACGGAGGCCTTCATGACTTCGGCAGATTCGAGCACTTCGGCAACGATCAGCTTGTTGGCGCCGAACAGTTCACCCACGACCTTCATTCCGTTCATGAGCGGACCATTCACCACGTCGAGGGGCTTCATCCGCGTCAGCAAGTCATCTATCATCTTCTCGATGCCGGCGCGGGTGCCTTCCACGATGCACTTGGCGAGGCGCTCCTCGGAGGTCAGGTGCGCGTCTTCATCGGCGCTCTTCTCCTTTTTGGCTTCGCGATAGTGCGCGGCAAAGGCAGCAATGGATTCGGAATCACCTTTGTAAAGCACATCCTCGCAGAGCCTGATCTCTTCGGGGGCGAGTGTACCGTAGCGCTTAATGCCGGCGGTGTTGACAATAGCCATATCAAGACCCGCCTGAATACAGTCATAGAGAAAGACCGAATTCAGCGCCTCACGGCCTTCGGCAGGAAGACCGAAACTCACGTTGGAAATGCCGAGAATCGTGCAGGCTTCGGGATAGCGCTTGCGGATTTCGGAGAGGGCATCGCGCGTGGCGGCGGCGGCTCCCAGATAGTTGGGATCGCCCGTGCCGGCGGGGAACGTCAGCGGATCGAAAATAATTTCGCCGGGATCGAAGCCCCACACGTCCGTAAGCGTTTTGTAGGCGCGGTCAGCAATCGCGAGCTTGCGCTGCAACGTTACCGCCATGCCGGACTGCTTGTCCTCATCGATTAAGCCGAAGACCACGGACGCGCCGTATTTCTTGGCAATGGGGCAGACCAGTTCAAGGCGCTTCTCACCATCTTCGAAATTGATGGAGTTGATGGCTGCCTTGCCGCCGATCTGCTGCAAGGAAGCTTCCACCACCGCGGCATCGGTGGTGTCAATCATGATCGGGACACGCACCTTACGCAGCAGCGGCCTCAGCGTGGCGAGGGTGTCACTCAACTCGTTGCGGTCAGGATTGGCGAGGCAGACGTCCACGAGGTGCGCGCCTTTGGCAACCTGTTCGCGGCCCACTTCGGCGGCGAGTTCGAACTTCTCCGCTTCGATCAGCCGCTTGAACTTACGCGAGCCGATGACATTGGTCCGCTCGCCGACAAACACCGGGCGAATGAATTCATCGATCTTCAGCGGTTCATTTCCGGCCAGAGCGCGGCGAATAGCTTTTGTCTGCGGCTTGCGGGGCGAGTGATGATCGGCCACCTTGCGCAGCGCCCGGACATGGTCCGCCGTGGTGCCGCAGCAGCCACCGACGAGGTTGATGAAGCCTTCGGAACAGAAGCGCTCAAAATGATCGCGGAAGTGCTCCGGGCCCTCATCATACTTACCTTCGGTATTGGGCAGGCCCGCATTAGGCACACAGGACACCGGCACATGGGAAAGTCCCGCGAGAGTCCGCAGATGATCGGTCATCTGCGACGGGCCGGTGGCACAGTTCATGCCGAGGTACAAAAGATCGCGCGAGGCCAGCGTGTAGTAGAGAGCTTCGATATTCTGTCCGGCCAGCATGGTGCCATTGGTCTCGATGGTCACGGACACGGCCAGCGGAACGGTCCTCCCCGCCCTTCTCATGGCCTCATCAATGCCGATGAGGGCGGCCTTGATGGTGACGGTGTCCTGCTGCGTTTCCAGCAGCAGATAGTCCGCGCCGCCGAGAATCAGACCTTCTGCCTGAATGGCGTAGGAGCGCGCGAGCTGCTCGAAGGTCACGCCGCCGGTAATCGAAATGGACTTATTGGTGGGCCCCATAGACCCGGCGACAAACACGCGGCGCTGGGCCGCGAAGGTCTGCGCGGCTTCGCGGGCTAACTCTGCGGCGCGGCGATTGGTTTCGAGAGTCCGGTCCTGCAGACCGTATTCGGAAAGAACAATGGTCGAGCCGTTAAACGTATTGGTCTCGAGAATATCGGCGCCGGCATCCAGATAGCCCTTGTGCAGGCGGAGCACGAAATCCGGCGCGAAGAGGTTCAAGGCCTCATTGCAGCCGAACAGCGCATCACCGCCGAAGTCCTTGGCTGTGGGGGCGAGTGCTTCAAGGCCCGTGCCGGTTGCACCGTCGAGCACCAGAATCCGCTGCGATAGTTCGCTGCGGAGTTCGCGGGTCAGTTCATCTCCGGAAGGGAATGCCATGCCGATTTGCTTGATCTTTCCTGTGGTCGAGGGTAAAGTTTACAAATATAATCATATTCAGAAGGAAATGCAACTCCTAAAGTGGGGTGAGGACCTTAGCGTCCTACAGTATCGCCAAGCGGGGCAGGCCCAAATCCCCAAGCCTGCGCCGCGACGCTCCGGGCTTTCCCTCCTCGATGCTAACAAGAAGGCTGACTTGCGCCAGCCTTCTTGCTTTTCAGGAGGAGAGTTGCTGTCAGGCTTTACGCACCAGCGAGAGATCGAGTTTGATCTGAATTTTTTCGCCGACGATGAGACCACCGGTTTCGATGGCCGCATTCCACTTCAAGCCATAATCAAAGCGGTTAAGAGAAGCAGTCGCCGTGCCGCCGACGCGGAAGTTGCCCCACGGGTCCTTGATTTCCTCGGTGAAGCCTTCCATATCCAGAGTAATTTCTTTACTGATCCCGCGAATCGTAAGGTCTCCTGTCAACTTCCAGCGGTCATCCGCGAGGCGCTGGAGATTCTTCGACCGGAAAGTGATCTGCGGGTACTGCTCGGCATCAAAGAAATCCGCGCTGCGCAGATGCTCATCGCGCTTGGGTTCACGGGTGTCAATAGAGGCGGCCTCGATATGGGCTTCCACTTTGGTGGTTTCGGGCGACTTCGGATTGAAATCGATGGTCGCATCATAGCGAGTGAAGCGGCCGCGCACGGTGGTAATGAGCATATGCTTGGCCGTGAATCCGATTTCCGAGTGCGAGGAATCCACCGTCCATATCATTTCTTTCGCCGGAGCTTGAACTGGGGTACGGGTTTCCATAGTATACCGCCTGCGTTTGTATGTTTAGAACGATCTATAAATCCGAAGGGTAGCCTATTTGGGATTGACCGCCTTGCCAAGTTTGCGGCAGAGAGCACCGAGGGCTTCCTGCTCCGAGGGCTCAAGGGCGGACATCTGCACTGTAATGAATTCCGCGTGACGGGGAAAAATACCGGTGATGAGCTGCTTACCTTCCTCTGTCAGGCGAATGGTGAAACTGCGGCGGTCCTCGGGGATCTTCTCCCGCGAGATCAGCCCGCGTTTTTCGAGGTTGTCCGCCACGGTGGTCATGTTGGCGCCGCTGGTGAGCAACTTGGACGCCAGTTCACAGGGCCGCATCGGGCCGATGTGCATCAAAGCCTCCAGCACACCGAACTGGCTCTCGGTCAGCCCGGATTGCGCCAGGCTGCGGGAGATCGTCAGTGAGACCGAATCGGCGGCACGAGCCAGCTTAATGTAGGCGTCGAGTGCCCGAACCTGCTCGGGATTACCTTTGTGTCGTGTAGACATATTCCTTCGATGTTTAAGTATTATACGTCGAACAAGCACGGAAGTTCCTTGAGTAGGGAAGCACTGGCGAATGACGTTAACTGTTGTTATTTTTAGCATAGGATGTTTTGTTCCGAAATCAGAGCGGCTACGCGCGGGCACTTGCTTTTGCCGCGAAGCTTCGTAAATTGGAAGCTTATCTAACTTGACCCAGTCTGGAGAGTCCATGCGGTTTATATCCCATGTATTGGCTGTGCTTTGCCTTGCGATGAGTGCTGCGGCCGCTGTACCGGCGGATTGGCAAACGGTGTACGAGCAGAGCGGTTTTGTGCAGACCTCCCGCTATGATCAGACGGTGGAATTCTGCAAGCGGCTGGCAATTGCCAGCCGGGGGAAAGCGGAGTACCGCGTGTTTGGCAAGAGCCCCGAAGGACGGGATTTGCCGATGCTGCTGGTGAACTACGAATCGGATACCTCCAAGCCGCTGTTGCTGATCTGGGCGGGAATTCACTCAGGCGAGATTGACGGCAAGGACGCGGGGCTGATGCTGCTGCGGGATGCGCTGGTGCTGGGACAGTATCCGCAGTTGTTGAGCGGAGTGCGGATTGCGTTCATACCGATTTTGAATGTGGACGGGCACGAGCGGTGGTCGGCCTTCAACCGGATGAATCAGCGCGGACCGAAGGAGATGGGCTGGCGGACGACGGCGCAGAATCTGAACATGAACCGCGATTTTTTGAAGACGGATGCTCCGGAAACGCGCGCGCTACTGAAGCAGATGACCGCGCTGAAGCCGGATTTCCTGCTGGATATTCATGTGACCGACGGCGCGGATTACCAGTATGTGCTCACCTACTCGATGAACGACCACGAAGACTCTCCCGAGCCGTTGCGTAAATACACGCATGAGCAGTTTCTGCCGGAGGTCAAACGGACGCTGAAGAGCGCGGGATACGACTTTGTGCCGCAAGTTTTCTTCAAGGATGGCGAGCACATCGAGAGCGGCTGGGTAAGCCCGGTGTTCGAACCGCGCTTCTCGACAGGCTACGGCACGGTGATTAACCGCCCCTCCCTGCTCATCGAGACTCACAGTCTGAAGGACTATCACACACGGGTGACGGCAACGTACGAATTATTGAAAGCGGTGATTCAGACGGTGAGTGTGCAGGGAGGCCTGCTGAAGAACTCCATCCACCGCAGCAATGTGCAGACCTCGAACCTGGCGGGCAAGAAATACTACGTAAGCTGGGACAACACGAACGACTCGACGATGGTGGATTTTCTCGGAGTGGATTACAGGCGGGAGTATTCGCCGACGCTGGGGGATTCGGTGGTCCGCTGGCTGGGGACGCCGCATACCTACCGCATTCCGCTGTTCGAGAAGAGCGCGCCGACCGACAGCGTGGTCGTGCCCTATGCGTACATTATTCCGCCCGCCTGGCTGCCCCTCGTGGAGGATCTGCTGAAGCTGCATAACATTCCGCTGACGCGCACTACAAGGCCGATGGAACTGGCGTATGAGACCTACCGCTTCAACAAGGTAGAGTTTGGGAAGAAGCCCTATGAAGGGCGGTTCCGGGCCAGTTACCAGAGCACACCGATCCGGCAGACGGCGACCTTTCCGACGGGAAGCGGTGTGGTGTTTCTGGATTATCCCCGGGCGCAGATTACGATCCACCTGCTGGAACCCAGCGGGCCGGACTCCTTTGTGCACTGGGGGTTTTTGAATCAGATCTTCGAGCAGAAGGAATACGCCGAAGCCTACATCATGGACACTCTGGCAACGCGGATGCTGAAGGAATCCCCACCGCTGGCCGCGGAATTTATGAGCCGACTGGCCGATTCCACGTTTGCCAAAGACCCGCAGGCGCGGCTGCAATTCTTTTATGAACATTCTCCCTACTGGGACGCGCGCAAGGATGTATATCCCATTGCGCGGATCACGGACCCGAATGACTTTGCCGTGATGCGAAGGCTGATGGGGAAGATTGAGAGATGAGGCATAAGACCTGAGACTGGAGACGTGAGAATTATTTGATTGTGCCCGCTGATCCATGGCAACACTATCGCCAAGCGGGGCAAGGCCAAGCCACAAGAGCCCTGCCGCCGCGAAGGGTGGGGATGCCGCCGCGAAGCTTATTGAAGAGGCCGATGGCGTTGATGGAATAGAAACAGGGCGACCCATGCGGGTCGCCCTGTTTTTTGTGATTGTACCGTTTGAGATCCTTCCGCCCGAAGACGAGCGTCAGGATGACCCTGAAGGGTCATTTCATCAGCATCATCTTCTTGATGTCGGTGAAGGAGCCGGCTTCGAGACGGTAGAAGTAGATTCCCGTGGGCAGGCGGGACGCGTCGAACATGCTGGTGTGGACGCCCGCGGGCAGCGTGCTGTTGACCAGCGTGGTGACTTCCTGACCGAGCACATCGTACACGGTCAAGCGAACATGCGACTGCACCGGCAGGGAGAACTGAATGTCCGTGCTCGG from bacterium encodes the following:
- a CDS encoding M14 family metallopeptidase, which encodes MRFISHVLAVLCLAMSAAAAVPADWQTVYEQSGFVQTSRYDQTVEFCKRLAIASRGKAEYRVFGKSPEGRDLPMLLVNYESDTSKPLLLIWAGIHSGEIDGKDAGLMLLRDALVLGQYPQLLSGVRIAFIPILNVDGHERWSAFNRMNQRGPKEMGWRTTAQNLNMNRDFLKTDAPETRALLKQMTALKPDFLLDIHVTDGADYQYVLTYSMNDHEDSPEPLRKYTHEQFLPEVKRTLKSAGYDFVPQVFFKDGEHIESGWVSPVFEPRFSTGYGTVINRPSLLIETHSLKDYHTRVTATYELLKAVIQTVSVQGGLLKNSIHRSNVQTSNLAGKKYYVSWDNTNDSTMVDFLGVDYRREYSPTLGDSVVRWLGTPHTYRIPLFEKSAPTDSVVVPYAYIIPPAWLPLVEDLLKLHNIPLTRTTRPMELAYETYRFNKVEFGKKPYEGRFRASYQSTPIRQTATFPTGSGVVFLDYPRAQITIHLLEPSGPDSFVHWGFLNQIFEQKEYAEAYIMDTLATRMLKESPPLAAEFMSRLADSTFAKDPQARLQFFYEHSPYWDARKDVYPIARITDPNDFAVMRRLMGKIER